One Anthonomus grandis grandis chromosome 12, icAntGran1.3, whole genome shotgun sequence DNA window includes the following coding sequences:
- the LOC126742710 gene encoding B1 protein-like gives MKVLVLVLFVAAAVKSDISLSPEENTRIMEINGACIKESGVSEEVLKGIMTGNFPDDPALKTHLVCFAKTAGLIDENGNPIKDKIIKRMTMRLGDEAKALKVYDKCYIDAATLEERVFSSAKCAFNEIHGAK, from the exons atgaaAGTTCTGGTTTTGGTGCTTTTTGTTGCGGCTGCTGTCAAATCC gacatCTCTCTATCTCCAGAAGAGAATACCCGTATCATGGAAATCAACGGAGCATGTATAAAGGAATCGGGAGTATCCGAAGAAGTCCTTAAAGGAATTATGACGGGCAattttccagacgatccagcaTTAAAAACACATTTAGTATGTTTTGCAAAAACGGCCGGACTTATTGACGAAAACGGAAACCCAATCAaggataaaattattaaaagaatgaCCATGAGACTCGGTGATGAAGCCAAAGCCTTGAAAGTATATGACAAATGTTACATTGATGCTGCAACCTTAGAAGAGAGAGTTTTTAGTAGTGCTAAGTGTGCTTTTAATGAAATTCATGGAGCCAAGTAA
- the LOC126742709 gene encoding uncharacterized protein LOC126742709, giving the protein MLTTVKCGFSALLLVSMLIVINADQRQKVIDFHSECLDAHGVDEDALIEALDGTVRDDESFYLHLFCAAKKAKIMQEDGSVTLDNFEVDMKDVIDEHNMANVASILRKCLVQKEEILTTIKEAVHCFVKHEHGL; this is encoded by the exons ATGTTGACTACCGTGAAGTGTGGATTTAGTGCTCTGCTTTTAGTATCAATGCTTATT gtgaTCAATGCTGACCAACGTCAAAAAGTCATCGATTTCCACTCCGAGTGTCTCGACGCCCATGGCGTAGACGAAGATGCCCTCATCGAAGCCTTAGACGGAACAGTTCGTGATGACGAAAGCTTCTATCTTCACTTATTCTGTGCGGCAAAAAAAGCGAAAATAATGCAAGAAGATGGTTCCGTGACCCTGGACAATTTCGAAGTTGACATGAAAGATGTCATCGATGAGCACAATATGGCTAACGTAGCatccattttaagaaaatgtctTGTCCAAAAAGAAGAGATTTTAACCACCATTAAAGAGGCAGTTCACTGTTTCGTTAAGCACGAACACGGTCTGTAA